A window of the Pseudomonas gozinkensis genome harbors these coding sequences:
- a CDS encoding McrB family protein → MSTFNPHHNAAPIFAAFEQWKQNCLLDGQTLFAVGPRWTSDLLGELHLRFIDSPDETSAVFLEKLKGQLADASPEAIQLMAEVLWVVMLFQSNVTATKKRENIKQVWSWSGSDFPLSNTLMTDETLEGLGSAGQGFNRYRAEELAWLIRMVEAFHQLPRTQQEEYLKEPWHCAEWLDAQPWGGGRQMRHILLHLLFPGTFERIASPNDKATIISAFKTLALPEVKAWPAIKLDRELLEIRQAEETAAGSEVDFYTSPWADRWRLVKPETEQPPSGKPLLVEEPRNLIFYGPPGTGKTHSLKARLSKYEDSSSTLTETEWLLSNLVDVVWWQVIFMALHALGGKAKVSQLMGHRYFVAKAKSRSSNSNLRATCWEALQSHTVLDSATVQRDTAARRAPYVFDKDEEGRWFLAGDWKESCAEWIEHAELIKKGPKSSNQHLVKRYEFVTFHQSYSYEDFIEGIRPEPSADGQGVIYAVKPGVFKRLCERARLNPQHRYAIFIDEINRGNVAKILGELITLIEVDKRAHYDIEGRLLDGMELTLPYSGEHFGVPRNLDIYGSMNTADRSIALLDAALRRRFQFRELMPDSLVISGAQGDGYIPDGEGGVLNLRALLDTLNRRIAYLLHRDQTIGHAFLTRVSDMDGLRSVLCREVIPLLQEVFYNDWQRIRLIFGDVKAPFEMQIVREFSDLASDIFGELEDDLPESQRYEVCSPGEISPEAIRKIYELLA, encoded by the coding sequence ATGTCGACTTTCAACCCTCATCACAATGCAGCACCCATCTTTGCCGCCTTCGAGCAGTGGAAGCAAAACTGCCTGCTCGACGGTCAGACGCTTTTTGCTGTTGGCCCGCGCTGGACCAGTGATCTGCTTGGTGAGCTGCATTTGCGTTTCATCGACAGCCCCGATGAGACCTCGGCGGTCTTCTTGGAGAAGCTTAAAGGGCAGTTGGCTGACGCGTCACCTGAGGCTATCCAACTGATGGCCGAGGTGCTCTGGGTGGTGATGTTGTTCCAAAGCAATGTAACGGCGACCAAGAAGCGCGAAAATATCAAGCAGGTATGGAGTTGGTCGGGGAGCGATTTTCCGCTCAGTAATACGCTGATGACAGACGAAACCCTTGAGGGGCTAGGCTCGGCAGGGCAGGGCTTTAATCGTTACCGGGCTGAAGAGCTGGCTTGGTTGATTCGAATGGTCGAGGCTTTTCATCAGTTACCGCGCACTCAGCAAGAGGAGTATCTGAAGGAACCTTGGCACTGTGCTGAATGGTTGGATGCTCAGCCATGGGGCGGCGGCCGGCAGATGCGGCATATTCTGCTTCATTTGTTGTTCCCGGGGACTTTCGAGCGGATTGCCAGCCCCAATGACAAAGCGACCATCATATCTGCCTTCAAGACTTTGGCACTTCCTGAGGTGAAGGCATGGCCAGCGATTAAGCTCGACAGGGAGTTGCTGGAAATTCGGCAGGCCGAGGAGACCGCAGCAGGTAGTGAAGTGGACTTTTATACAAGCCCTTGGGCAGATCGTTGGCGCCTGGTAAAGCCTGAAACTGAACAGCCGCCTTCGGGTAAGCCATTGCTGGTCGAGGAACCGCGAAATCTGATCTTTTATGGCCCTCCTGGTACCGGTAAGACTCATAGCCTGAAAGCGCGCCTATCCAAGTATGAAGACAGTTCGAGCACGCTGACGGAGACCGAGTGGCTCCTTTCTAACTTAGTGGATGTTGTCTGGTGGCAGGTGATTTTCATGGCCCTTCACGCCCTGGGGGGCAAAGCGAAAGTTAGTCAGCTGATGGGCCATCGCTATTTTGTCGCTAAGGCGAAGTCTCGCAGTAGCAACAGCAACCTGCGCGCAACTTGCTGGGAGGCATTGCAGAGCCATACAGTTCTCGACTCAGCGACTGTTCAACGCGATACGGCAGCCCGGAGGGCTCCTTATGTGTTCGATAAGGACGAGGAAGGGAGATGGTTTCTTGCGGGGGACTGGAAGGAGAGTTGCGCTGAGTGGATCGAGCATGCTGAGCTGATCAAGAAAGGCCCGAAGTCGTCCAATCAGCATTTGGTTAAGCGCTATGAGTTCGTCACTTTTCATCAGTCCTATAGCTACGAAGATTTCATTGAGGGTATACGTCCTGAACCGTCCGCCGACGGACAGGGTGTTATTTATGCAGTGAAGCCAGGCGTGTTCAAGCGGCTGTGTGAACGGGCCAGGCTGAATCCGCAGCATCGCTATGCCATCTTCATCGACGAGATCAACCGCGGCAATGTGGCGAAGATCCTGGGTGAGCTGATCACGCTAATTGAGGTGGACAAGCGCGCCCACTATGACATCGAAGGCCGACTGTTGGATGGCATGGAGCTGACCCTGCCTTACTCCGGGGAGCATTTCGGAGTACCACGCAACCTAGATATCTACGGCAGCATGAATACGGCGGACCGTTCGATTGCGCTACTGGATGCGGCCTTGCGTCGACGCTTCCAATTCCGTGAGCTGATGCCTGATTCGCTGGTGATTTCAGGGGCACAGGGGGATGGGTATATCCCGGATGGCGAGGGTGGTGTGCTGAACCTGCGCGCGTTGTTGGATACGCTGAACCGTCGTATCGCTTATTTGCTGCACCGTGATCAAACAATCGGTCATGCCTTCCTTACTCGAGTGAGCGATATGGACGGGTTGCGCAGTGTGCTGTGCCGCGAAGTCATTCCGCTACTGCAAGAAGTCTTCTACAACGACTGGCAGCGCATTCGGCTGATATTCGGGGATGTAAAGGCTCCGTTTGAAATGCAGATCGTCCGCGAATTCAGTGACTTGGCGAGCGATATCTTCGGCGAGCTGGAGGATGACCTTCCCGAGTCGCAGCGCTACGAGGTGTGTTCACCAGGTGAGATCAGTCCAGAGGCCATTCGAAAGATCTATGAGCTCCTGGCATGA
- a CDS encoding RNA ligase family protein: MTEFFRFPHTPHLVWLGADKPRDDKVLDAAEAKVLLAGSVVVEEKLDGANLGLSLADDGQLRAQNRGQYLQEPHVGQFSRLPAWLAQHGKAIRVVLRPELLLFGEWCAARHSLDYGTLPDWFLLFDVYDRYAGKFWSTTRRNTLAAQAGLKIVPQVCSGRTSVKSLLEQVQISSSHFRSGPLEGLVIRRESADWCEARAKIVRADFTQAIEQHWRKRAIEWNRVDYNAQ; the protein is encoded by the coding sequence ATGACTGAGTTCTTTCGTTTCCCCCACACACCACATCTTGTCTGGTTGGGTGCAGATAAACCCCGAGACGACAAGGTGCTCGACGCAGCCGAGGCCAAGGTCCTGCTGGCGGGTAGCGTGGTGGTGGAGGAAAAGCTCGACGGGGCAAATTTGGGCCTCTCATTGGCGGACGACGGCCAACTGCGTGCACAGAATCGTGGCCAGTACCTACAGGAGCCGCATGTCGGGCAGTTCTCACGCCTGCCTGCCTGGCTGGCCCAGCATGGTAAAGCGATCCGCGTGGTTTTACGCCCCGAGCTGCTGCTTTTCGGCGAGTGGTGTGCTGCTCGGCATTCACTGGATTACGGCACCTTGCCGGACTGGTTCCTGTTGTTCGATGTATATGACCGCTACGCCGGTAAGTTCTGGAGCACCACGCGGCGTAATACGCTGGCCGCCCAGGCTGGTTTGAAGATCGTGCCGCAGGTGTGTTCTGGGCGAACCAGCGTGAAGTCGCTACTTGAGCAGGTACAGATTTCGTCTAGCCATTTTCGTAGCGGCCCTTTGGAGGGGCTGGTTATCCGCCGCGAATCTGCCGACTGGTGCGAGGCTCGCGCCAAGATTGTCCGCGCCGACTTTACCCAGGCCATCGAACAGCATTGGCGTAAGCGTGCGATTGAGTGGAATCGGGTGGACTACAACGCGCAGTAG
- a CDS encoding AAA family ATPase: protein MLTHLKLDNFKIWRSTGAIRLAPITLLLGTNSSGKSSLIQSLLLIRQTVKGDDPNLDLNLGNPDDGDSVTLGQFKDLLSRHGGESEAIKANQVGVEFKWSESGQPEEATIFSARYRQGPGGSAELDYLRLGKDGQGFFVARRRPGIYRLQLGAEHRPVGQSPHFRPQRSFAFAASAIASLGTRGEMIRDIGPALLDELGKIIYLGPVRRLAQRDYIWAGRMPASIGDDGARAVDALIASGVALQAAHRGRKTPPAEAQLFQQTIHWLKEMGLADGLTVRALGGSARYELLIENQGSKSNLKDVGVGVSQVLPVIVSALFAEPGHIVIIEEPESHLHPLAQSLLAELFAQISRERKVQFIVETHSEHLFRRLQTLVAKQEISTVAEAAMYFVEREHNYARLRELELDAFGRVRNWPEGFFGDALGETREQARLMFERQKGAKS, encoded by the coding sequence ATGCTGACCCATCTGAAACTGGATAATTTTAAGATCTGGCGTTCCACCGGAGCTATACGTCTGGCTCCAATCACTCTGCTGTTGGGTACCAACTCATCGGGTAAGTCCAGTCTGATCCAAAGCCTGTTGCTGATCCGCCAGACGGTGAAAGGCGACGACCCCAACCTAGATCTTAATCTCGGCAATCCTGATGATGGTGACTCCGTCACGCTGGGGCAATTCAAGGATCTGCTATCCCGTCATGGCGGTGAGTCTGAAGCGATCAAGGCCAATCAGGTCGGGGTCGAGTTCAAGTGGAGCGAATCCGGCCAGCCAGAAGAGGCAACCATCTTTTCCGCACGCTACCGGCAGGGGCCGGGTGGCAGTGCCGAGCTGGATTATCTGCGCCTTGGCAAGGATGGTCAGGGCTTTTTCGTGGCGCGGCGCAGGCCGGGCATCTACCGCTTGCAGTTGGGAGCGGAGCATCGCCCTGTGGGGCAAAGCCCGCACTTTCGGCCTCAGCGCTCCTTCGCCTTTGCAGCCTCGGCGATTGCCTCACTGGGCACGCGAGGCGAAATGATCAGGGATATTGGCCCCGCATTGCTGGATGAGCTGGGCAAGATCATCTATCTGGGGCCGGTTCGCCGCCTTGCCCAGCGCGATTACATCTGGGCAGGCCGTATGCCAGCTAGTATCGGCGATGATGGAGCGAGGGCCGTGGATGCACTGATTGCCAGTGGGGTGGCGTTACAAGCTGCACACAGGGGCAGAAAGACCCCGCCAGCTGAGGCGCAACTCTTCCAGCAGACTATCCACTGGCTGAAGGAAATGGGGCTCGCCGATGGCCTTACCGTTCGTGCGCTGGGTGGCTCGGCGCGTTATGAGCTGCTAATCGAGAATCAGGGCAGCAAGTCGAACCTCAAGGATGTAGGCGTAGGCGTATCGCAGGTTCTCCCGGTCATCGTGTCGGCTCTGTTTGCCGAGCCCGGACATATTGTGATCATCGAGGAGCCAGAAAGTCATCTGCACCCGTTGGCGCAGTCCCTTTTGGCCGAACTGTTTGCTCAGATCAGCCGTGAGCGCAAGGTGCAGTTCATCGTCGAGACACACTCCGAGCACTTGTTCCGGCGTTTGCAGACGCTTGTGGCAAAGCAGGAAATTAGTACGGTAGCCGAGGCAGCGATGTACTTCGTCGAGCGCGAACATAACTATGCAAGGTTACGTGAGTTGGAGCTTGATGCGTTTGGACGGGTAAGGAATTGGCCTGAAGGTTTCTTCGGTGATGCGTTGGGTGAGACACGCGAACAGGCACGACTGATGTTTGAGCGTCAGAAAGGTGCCAAATCATGA